In the Gemmobacter fulvus genome, one interval contains:
- the gmd gene encoding GDP-mannose 4,6-dehydratase — MTRRALITGITGQDGSYLAELLLEKGYEVHGIKRRASSFNTQRVDHLYQDPHLGDGRFRLHYGDLTDASGLTRILAETEPHEVYNLGAQSHVGVSFEAPDYTAQVDALGTLHLLEAIRFLKREGETRFYQASTSELYGQVAEVPQTETTPFHPRSPYGVAKLYAHWITVNYREAYGLYACNGILFNHESPRRGETFVTRKITRGLARIAQGLEPCLYMGNLDSLRDWGHAKDYVRMQWLMLQQDAPEDFVIATGVQHSVRDFVTWAATDLGVTLRFEGNGVEEVAVAESVTGDLAPGIRASDVVLRIDPRYFRPAEVNTLLGNPAKARAKLGWSPQITAREMCAEMVAADLMLARQERTAREAQ, encoded by the coding sequence ATGACGCGGCGCGCCCTCATCACCGGCATCACCGGGCAGGATGGCTCTTATCTGGCGGAACTTCTGCTGGAAAAGGGCTATGAGGTGCATGGCATCAAACGCCGTGCCTCGTCGTTCAACACCCAGCGGGTGGATCATCTCTATCAGGATCCGCATCTGGGCGATGGCCGCTTCCGGCTGCATTACGGCGATCTGACCGATGCCTCGGGCCTGACCCGGATTCTGGCGGAAACAGAGCCGCATGAAGTGTATAATCTGGGCGCGCAAAGCCATGTCGGGGTCAGCTTCGAGGCCCCCGATTACACCGCGCAGGTCGACGCGCTTGGCACTCTGCACCTGCTGGAGGCGATCCGCTTTCTGAAACGCGAGGGCGAGACGCGCTTTTACCAGGCCTCCACCTCGGAGCTTTATGGCCAGGTGGCCGAAGTGCCGCAGACGGAAACCACCCCGTTTCACCCGCGCTCGCCCTATGGGGTGGCCAAGCTCTATGCGCATTGGATCACGGTGAATTACCGCGAGGCCTATGGGCTCTATGCCTGCAATGGCATCCTGTTCAATCATGAAAGCCCGCGCCGAGGCGAGACCTTCGTGACCCGCAAGATCACACGCGGTCTGGCCCGCATCGCCCAGGGGCTGGAGCCCTGCCTTTATATGGGCAATCTCGACAGTCTGCGCGACTGGGGCCATGCGAAAGATTATGTGCGCATGCAGTGGCTGATGCTGCAACAGGATGCGCCCGAAGATTTTGTCATCGCCACCGGCGTGCAGCATTCCGTGCGCGACTTCGTGACCTGGGCTGCGACGGATCTGGGCGTCACCCTGCGCTTTGAGGGCAATGGCGTGGAGGAAGTCGCGGTGGCCGAGAGCGTGACTGGCGATCTCGCCCCCGGCATCCGGGCAAGCGATGTGGTGCTGCGCATCGATCCGCGCTATTTCCGCCCTGCCGAGGTGAACACCCTCCTGGGCAACCCCGCCAAGGCCCGCGCCAAACTCGGCTGGTCGCCACAGATCACCGCCCGCGAGATGTGCGCCGAAATGGTGGCGGCAGATCTGATGCTGGCGCGACAGGAACGGACGGCACGAGAGGCTCAATGA
- a CDS encoding sulfotransferase domain-containing protein, producing the protein MSAETVCIINSIPKSGTYFTGALLDQAGLRSTGYHLRNQHYWDWTRAGSLEEIIRDPQAFRSSSTLAETHSLIGAGYTYAHLDHTAEAIQHLAAVPALRHLFLIRDLRACLLSSMRFAEQRQQAQSPATPRPPLSPERFCGFLETACKPFMDGAARQIGWKDHPGVGVFRFEDLVEAPDPALRAESCRRLLEFCGIAVADALGIADRAIATPTRTFSGSLSDWRSVWNAAAQEQFVAAGGPALNSALGYGHD; encoded by the coding sequence ATGTCTGCTGAAACTGTCTGCATCATCAATTCCATCCCGAAATCCGGCACCTATTTCACCGGGGCTCTGCTGGACCAGGCCGGGCTGCGGTCCACCGGCTATCATCTGCGCAACCAGCATTATTGGGATTGGACCCGCGCCGGATCGCTGGAAGAGATCATCCGTGACCCACAGGCGTTCCGCAGCAGCAGCACCCTTGCCGAAACGCATAGCCTGATCGGGGCGGGCTATACCTATGCCCATCTCGACCACACCGCCGAGGCAATCCAGCATCTGGCGGCTGTTCCGGCATTGCGGCACCTGTTCCTGATCCGGGATCTGCGCGCCTGCCTGCTGTCGTCGATGCGCTTTGCCGAACAGCGGCAGCAGGCGCAGTCTCCGGCCACGCCGCGCCCGCCTCTGAGCCCCGAGCGGTTCTGCGGCTTTCTGGAGACCGCGTGCAAACCCTTCATGGACGGGGCGGCACGGCAGATTGGCTGGAAAGACCATCCCGGGGTCGGGGTGTTCCGCTTTGAAGATCTGGTCGAAGCCCCTGATCCGGCGCTGCGGGCCGAAAGCTGCCGCCGACTGCTGGAGTTTTGCGGTATCGCCGTGGCGGATGCTCTGGGGATCGCAGATCGGGCCATCGCCACCCCCACCCGCACCTTTTCGGGCAGCCTCTCGGATTGGCGCAGCGTCTGGAATGCGGCCGCACAAGAACAATTTGTGGCCGCAGGTGGGCCCGCCCTGAATTCGGCGCTGGGATATGGACATGACTGA
- a CDS encoding GDP-L-fucose synthase family protein, producing MTDAPQTIFLAGHRGMVGSALLRKLEARQAAGAAIHIVTRTRAELDLTDAAALRAVLAQTRPDVVILAAAKVGGIHANATCPAEFIHDNLMIACNVIHQAHLAGVQRLLNLGSSCIYPRAAAQPMAETALMTGPLEPTNEPYAVAKIAGIKLCESYNRQYGRDYRSVMPTNLYGPGDNFHPETSHVLPALLRRFHEAVQSGAAEVTIWGSGQPMREFLHVDDMAEASLFVLDLPQAAYARETEPMRSHLNVGTGTDLAIADLARMIAAITGFTGQIRFDTSRPDGTARKLLDVSRLARLGWQAQIPLQQGLAATYDWFLTHQDTARR from the coding sequence ATGACTGACGCGCCGCAGACCATCTTTCTCGCCGGGCATCGTGGCATGGTCGGCAGCGCCCTCTTGCGCAAGCTGGAGGCCCGGCAGGCGGCGGGGGCGGCGATCCATATCGTGACGCGGACCCGGGCCGAGCTGGATCTGACCGATGCGGCGGCGCTGCGCGCCGTTCTGGCGCAAACCCGCCCGGATGTGGTGATCCTGGCCGCCGCAAAGGTGGGCGGCATCCATGCCAATGCCACCTGCCCGGCCGAGTTCATCCACGACAACCTGATGATTGCCTGCAACGTGATCCATCAGGCCCATCTGGCGGGGGTGCAGCGGCTACTCAATCTCGGCTCCTCCTGCATCTATCCGCGCGCGGCGGCGCAGCCGATGGCCGAGACGGCCCTGATGACCGGCCCGCTGGAGCCGACCAACGAACCCTATGCCGTGGCCAAGATCGCGGGCATCAAGCTGTGCGAAAGCTACAACCGGCAATATGGCCGCGATTACCGCTCGGTCATGCCGACGAATCTCTATGGCCCGGGCGACAATTTCCACCCCGAAACCAGCCATGTGCTGCCCGCACTGCTGCGCCGCTTCCACGAGGCGGTGCAGAGCGGTGCCGCCGAGGTCACCATCTGGGGCAGCGGGCAACCAATGCGGGAATTCCTGCATGTCGATGACATGGCCGAGGCCAGCCTGTTCGTGCTGGATCTGCCACAGGCCGCCTATGCCCGCGAAACCGAACCGATGCGCAGCCATCTCAATGTCGGCACCGGCACCGATCTGGCGATTGCCGATCTGGCGCGGATGATCGCCGCCATCACCGGCTTCACCGGCCAGATCCGCTTTGACACCTCCCGCCCCGATGGCACTGCGCGCAAGCTGCTGGATGTGTCGCGGCTGGCCCGGCTGGGCTGGCAGGCACAGATTCCGTTGCAGCAAGGGCTGGCCGCGACTTATGACTGGTTCCTGACCCATCAGGACAC